TACAAGGTTGAACGCTTTGCGTCTCCACGCCTCCTTTGGCTTGTAAGGCAGTTTCTTGGAAACGGCTAGAATCATCGTGGGATTGTTTAATTGGCTCAGGGTAGTAACAGTCTTCAAATAGTTTTGGCATCCTCGtaagaaaatggcaaacctTCCAATTGCTGGGCCATCTTCGCATCTGATTTCCGGCCATTTTTGGATCTTCTCAAGATATGCAGACGCAACTCGAAATTCGTTTCCATATTCGTATATCAGTTGCTTACGTGCCCCCCCCGTACCCTTCCTTAGGATCCATGTAGAGACAACTCcgaaccagatcttgtggttcGTTCCTCGTATATCGTTCCAAATAGTACGACATTAGATCTGAAGGAGAAGTAGTACTGCAAGCGATTAGCCGATCAAATGCTTGAAGAAACGACTCAAACTTAGTAGGATCTGTTCCATCGTATATGTCCGGTTCCGATTTGGGGAGGTAGGatctttgaacaatttcagCCACCAGTGCTACTTGTTCCGAGGCTATGGACACGCGTCTTAGGTCTGACGGCATTCACCCGGGATTTTCAATTATGGACAGATTCCGCTCTGGAGAACAATTTGGCCCTTTTTCTCCTCCAAGTGGTTGGACAGGATCCCGTTCCCGGGATTTCTCTTAGGTTTGGGATCGTTCTTCATTTTACCCAAGAAGGTGGCCACCGGCCAGGATATCGACAGTGTTCGATTTGACCTTGGGAAGATTTTCCCATCCCATCCCATTCCCATGCCTTTCCATCCTCTCCTTCCTTCAGACCCCAATATCGGCCTCTTTGCGTATGACCACTTCCCAGTCTATCTATTCCATCTAGAGCTCGTTTGACGCTTGAAATTCGGATCCATTCTGCTTTGTTCTGTGCGACCTGCGCTCTTCTCTCTGCTTCAACTCTGATTTCGTTGACAGTCttcatatcattttcaaggatttCCTTACTGATGAGCCTTGCTTTCTCCTGCGCTAATCGAACGCCAGCCTGAGACGAAGCTTTCGACTCAGTAGATGATGCTCCAGACCTCAGGGACGAAGTTCTTGATTTCACCAATGAAGTATTGGATTCGGCTCTTGAAGCGCTATCTTCCGGAGCAATGTTTGGAATGTTGAATCGATTGATCCAGTCAGAAATTTCTCTTGCCTTCGTTCATTGTTAGAAACTtttcattgaaccaattggaGAGCTCCGTACGTTCATTCTATTCCAAGTTAGGCTTTGCTAGTTCCTCACGGACCGCTGTTTCGATCGTGGTGATGCGAAGGATTAATGGACGATACTCTGCTCCACGAGGTCAAGATCATGCCAATCTTCCAGAAATGATTTCAGATAGTTAAGCCTTCTTGTGATACCTCCCACTTTGGCTGAGAGGATCCTCCTTCGACCGCAATGATAAACGGCTTCCGTGTTTTGGTTCTCCGCATCCTTAACCAACGCTGTGGACACCTTTAAAACGGTTCTCTTCTGCTTCAACCACCTAGTTGACAAAACTGTAAGATACCTTTCCCCTGGTCGATTTCGTGGCGGGTTCGGTCTCgttttgtttatgttttaACGGTTTCTATTTCAGAGAAAATAAATACATAACATTAAAGTCGcagaatgaaataaataatcgGAATGAAACATATCAAATAGTGTACAGAATGGCATGAACTTACTGACATTAACGCGGCgcgattgaaacaaaaaggggGAAACGCTATCGGCAAACGAAACCAAGCCAACCAACTCAACTCAAAATGGGCAACGTGTTcacccgaaaaaaaaaccaacacaCAAGCGAAACAGGGTGGCAATCGAAGCGCTTTACACCAAGAATGATCTGAATTATCTCTAAAGGTCATTCGTAATCCTTTGATGTTATGCCACCGAAAGATTGACTCTTGATATTCcaaattttggcctttggtCCGGTTTGTTCTTAATGAATTTAGCGCTTTTGCATgagtttttccaatttcaaatggtttgaggatgaacattGAATGGCTCACCAACGCCCCTTagtctttgccggccttcaggatgcccttgGGTTTAGTTCTGGCCttaagactgcgctcacttgaattttcagacattgttttgacgtcAATCGCTCAGAGGGCTACTCATCGCCTCTAGTATACCGTTAGACCAATTTTAATATGCCACTATGTACTAAACAGAGTCTCTtaaggaatgcttgtggtttaatgtcaaagaaatctttgagcaaagagaaatatttaaaaaagacatggaggcccttaatttctttacaccctgttCTTTGACTAGATCTTTTTATATCTGATTTAAATCCGTtattttcttccttccttctttttctcttctcgATTTTAGATCAATGTTACAAGTGCACTTTTAGTCAAAACTATTAACACCCAACtttgaagaatttgcgatctaAGTATTTGAATTAAATAAAAGTAGAGAGTGGGGTCCAGCGCGTGTAACAGTGTTTGGAAGAATGAAAACTAACGGTTGATTCAGTTGAAGAAGACTCATGTAATTCTTCAATAGATATATAATATCTCTGTGAGGATAGAAATCTGTAGTAGAGCTTGCATAtaagaatggatggatggatgtgtgTGTCATAAACTAGAAGTACAACAACACAGTTGGAAGTAAGTGGTTCAGCCTTTTACTTGGcagccttcttcttcttcttcttcttcttgccacCCTCGGGCGTGGCCTCGGGCTCGGCCGCGGGGGCGTCACCGCCCTCGTTGGCCTTgacctcttcctcttcctccttcttctcacCACCGCCGGACACGAACAATCCAATCACGGCCTTGGACTCGATGAAGCCGTCGTCATCGACTTCAAACTCGCCGAAGATGTCGTCGATCTCGGCCTGGGAGAACTTGTCACCCCACTTCATGAGGGCATGGCGGAACATCTCGGCCTCAATCTTGCCCTCCTCCTCGTAGGCCTTAAAGGCCTGGACGATGAGCTCATCGGGATCGTTGGAACCTGAAATGGCGGAACGTTTGAAGAACTTTTATCTGTGAGTTGGATCCAGGAATGACCGTCCATTGGCCGCTTTACTACCAAGAAAACCTTAGCTATCCTAGTCGGATCCAAAGCTTTGACATCATCTTAAAACCTTTGAAGATCGTAGCTCCGAGAGTCTTGAGTCTGACAGTGGTATGATTTCTCAAACATTCATTGAGAAAGCCAAACAGTGTCGAAAGAGGAAAGCCACAGAGCTAAGCTGAGCTGATTATTTATACCTCCGGCCATTTTGTCttggaacatcttgaccaTGTTGTCAAAGGAGCAGGATCCTCCGACCTCGCCCAACATGTCGTCCAGTTCGGATTCGTCCATGAGCTTGCCCACGTTATCGAAGGCAGCCCGGAGGTCGTTTTTGTCGATGGTGCCGTCCTTGTTGATGTCCATTAGAAGGAAACATTCCTTGTACATGTCCAGTTGGTCCTGGGAGAACCCACCATTGTCACCCCTGAAAAGTCGAAG
This Tigriopus californicus strain San Diego chromosome 12, Tcal_SD_v2.1, whole genome shotgun sequence DNA region includes the following protein-coding sequences:
- the LOC131892327 gene encoding myosin regulatory light chain 2-like translates to MGKGDNGGFSQDQLDMYKECFLLMDINKDGTIDKNDLRAAFDNVGKLMDESELDDMLGEVGGSCSFDNMVKMFQDKMAGGSNDPDELIVQAFKAYEEEGKIEAEMFRHALMKWGDKFSQAEIDDIFGEFEVDDDGFIESKAVIGLFVSGGGEKKEEEEEVKANEGGDAPAAEPEATPEGGKKKKKKKKAAK